From a single Vibrio tubiashii genomic region:
- the nrfB gene encoding cytochrome c nitrite reductase pentaheme subunit has translation MGNIKLAIVIMLKSLLAFCLYGYSLHAVADTSTVQSEDKSARHEVTLIRDKDYKCIQCHKDSQQTIHQTHTTEKFEQIGKTLNCTTCHGNIGPDHREGAPVVTKYAPAQSQVGSDKVQMPHQGILDANSQCTNCHTSERLHKASWTHDVHAKNLTCSNCHNVHAEKKSKILSLERKDKIKMCVDCHSDITQLKEEEK, from the coding sequence ATGGGCAATATAAAGTTGGCCATAGTCATAATGCTTAAATCACTTCTAGCATTTTGCCTCTATGGTTATTCTCTTCATGCCGTAGCCGACACTTCAACAGTGCAGTCTGAAGACAAATCCGCACGCCATGAAGTCACGCTTATCCGTGACAAGGATTATAAGTGTATCCAATGTCATAAGGATTCGCAGCAGACCATCCATCAAACACACACCACTGAGAAATTTGAGCAGATCGGCAAAACGCTGAACTGTACCACCTGTCACGGCAACATTGGGCCTGACCATCGTGAAGGGGCGCCAGTCGTGACTAAGTACGCGCCAGCTCAATCACAGGTGGGAAGTGACAAGGTGCAAATGCCGCATCAGGGAATACTCGATGCGAATAGCCAGTGTACCAACTGTCATACTTCAGAGCGGTTACATAAAGCGAGCTGGACGCATGACGTGCATGCCAAAAATCTTACCTGTTCAAATTGCCACAATGTTCACGCTGAGAAAAAGTCGAAAATTCTTAGCCTAGAACGTAAGGACAAAATCAAGATGTGCGTGGATTGTCACTCGGATATCACCCAGCTAAAAGAAGAGGAGAAGTAG
- the nrfC gene encoding cytochrome c nitrite reductase Fe-S protein — MSCSRRNFLTGAGAVIFTTGVAGTAVISSRKTLANVEQDGNKLYGMVHDETACIGCTACTDACRDVNKVPEGVSRLEIIRSEPQGEFPNVDYRFTRKSCQHCENPPCVYVCPTGAAYKDEKTGIVDVHKEKCVGCGYCLAACPYQVRFFNPEDHSADKCNFCRDTNLAKGKLPACVESCPTKALIFGDLNDPNSEINQVLNSEVVYRDKAHLGTKPKLYKVPHQKGEV, encoded by the coding sequence ATGAGTTGCTCAAGACGAAACTTCTTAACTGGCGCAGGCGCAGTTATCTTCACTACGGGTGTGGCGGGAACCGCTGTTATCAGTAGTCGAAAAACACTCGCAAATGTTGAACAAGATGGTAATAAGCTTTACGGAATGGTTCATGATGAAACCGCTTGTATTGGTTGTACCGCTTGTACGGATGCTTGTCGTGATGTGAATAAGGTTCCTGAAGGCGTATCACGCCTCGAAATTATACGCAGCGAACCACAGGGTGAGTTCCCGAATGTTGATTACCGTTTTACCCGCAAATCTTGTCAGCATTGTGAAAATCCTCCTTGCGTCTATGTCTGCCCAACAGGTGCGGCGTACAAAGATGAGAAAACAGGTATTGTTGATGTCCACAAAGAGAAATGCGTTGGCTGTGGCTACTGTTTAGCTGCTTGTCCGTATCAAGTGCGTTTCTTTAATCCTGAAGATCACTCGGCTGATAAATGTAACTTCTGCCGCGATACCAACCTTGCCAAGGGCAAATTACCTGCTTGTGTTGAGTCTTGCCCAACCAAGGCGCTGATATTTGGAGACCTCAACGATCCAAATAGCGAAATTAACCAAGTGTTAAACAGCGAAGTCGTTTATCGAGACAAGGCACACTTAGGCACTAAGCCTAAATTGTACAAAGTGCCTCATCAGAAAGGGGAGGTTTAA
- the nrfD gene encoding cytochrome c nitrite reductase subunit NrfD, translated as MTGFESAFHFDSLVWDWIIAVYLFLAGMSAGAVMIALYLRRKVIEGDPAKNGILKAMAWLAPFGIISGLTILIFHLTKPLEFWKIMIYFNMNSVMSMGVILFQVYMVVLFIWIGILFRHQIIGFAEGKLPSKLLDFVDGFLIKSGKYNNAIELFLGFLAVVLAAYTGFLLSALKTYPMLNNPVLPILFLFSSLSSGAAACLMFGILVFKESATSPSVSWVHSFERPVVLFELFVLVTFFTGLIFSGGQNEVAAWNAIGGGFWSNWFWFGVVLIGMLLPLTLNAVAPKETRHNGGYIFMVTTLSLVGVLMLRTFILYAGQMTVV; from the coding sequence ATGACTGGTTTTGAAAGTGCATTCCACTTTGACTCCCTGGTGTGGGATTGGATTATTGCGGTTTACCTGTTTTTAGCGGGTATGTCTGCAGGAGCGGTAATGATTGCGCTTTATCTAAGGCGCAAAGTGATTGAAGGGGATCCGGCGAAAAACGGGATCTTGAAGGCGATGGCATGGCTAGCGCCATTTGGCATCATTTCGGGTCTAACGATCTTGATTTTCCACCTGACCAAACCTTTGGAGTTCTGGAAGATCATGATTTACTTCAATATGAACTCCGTGATGTCGATGGGGGTTATCCTATTCCAGGTCTACATGGTCGTCTTGTTTATCTGGATTGGTATTCTGTTCCGTCATCAAATTATCGGTTTTGCTGAAGGTAAACTGCCTAGCAAGTTGCTCGATTTTGTCGATGGATTCTTAATTAAATCAGGCAAATACAACAACGCGATTGAACTCTTTTTAGGCTTCCTTGCGGTTGTTCTTGCTGCTTATACTGGCTTCCTGCTTTCAGCATTGAAAACATACCCAATGCTGAACAATCCAGTGTTGCCAATTTTGTTCTTGTTCTCCAGCCTTTCATCTGGAGCGGCTGCTTGTTTGATGTTTGGCATCTTGGTTTTCAAAGAGTCAGCGACAAGTCCAAGTGTTTCTTGGGTGCATAGTTTCGAGCGACCTGTGGTGCTGTTTGAGCTGTTCGTGCTCGTTACCTTCTTTACCGGGCTTATTTTTAGCGGTGGTCAGAATGAAGTTGCGGCTTGGAATGCGATCGGTGGCGGCTTCTGGTCGAACTGGTTCTGGTTTGGGGTAGTGTTAATTGGCATGCTGTTACCTTTGACGCTTAATGCGGTTGCGCCAAAAGAGACACGCCACAATGGTGGGTATATCTTTATGGTGACCACTTTAAGCTTGGTCGGTGTGCTTATGCTACGAACCTTTATCCTCTATGCAGGCCAGATGACGGTAGTGTAA
- a CDS encoding heme lyase CcmF/NrfE family subunit, whose product MVGELGHFALVWVAVSSSLISAAYAWNKWQQRSATLSLSLLARLNGVVASLSLVLLGYLFVSDQFQFHYVASHSNTALPDFFKIAAVWGGHEGSMLFWVFTLAIWSACISFVQQTCKKYLDDVLWVMQLFIAAFGWFTLIASNPFSYSEVWLEQGRDLNPMLQDIGLIFHPPLLYLGYIGFSTVLAFALAALMQETFVDDWVKLATPWAISAWAFLTLGILVGSWWAYNELGWGGWWFWDPVENASLLPWLTGTALLHALLAASRYQQQRRTALALALVTFSLSILGTFIVRSGVLTSVHAFAVDPGKGLALLAILAVTLIGSFALLFERGEAIKSQHVQSLFGRSYLAIASVGMLAVATFTVFLGTFYPMVYELVGLGSVSVGAPYFNTLFLPLVLLALIGMGLVPLLKWHKGSHYSKQQIVLLFITSMLIGTVMYWLQDMWFSLAVSVVWGLGAWVIISHLLLVVKQQKLTFMVLAHIGLAMSSIGAVMNAEHSFEVNHKMAAGSTLEFGEWQVEYLDTHWVIGPNYSAEQAELKFSSEQRSFTLIPERRHYPVRVMNMSEPAIRPFWHGDYYVTLGSKVDADSYAVKIQYKAYISWIWGGALVAMLGAVLPFLSRRRKEVAHGFIKQA is encoded by the coding sequence ATGGTCGGAGAGCTAGGACACTTTGCATTAGTCTGGGTCGCGGTTTCAAGTTCGCTTATCTCGGCGGCTTATGCATGGAACAAATGGCAACAGCGAAGTGCCACTCTCTCTTTATCATTGTTAGCAAGGCTTAATGGCGTTGTTGCGTCGTTAAGTCTTGTCCTTCTTGGCTACCTATTTGTTAGTGATCAGTTCCAGTTTCATTATGTCGCCTCTCACTCGAACACAGCGTTGCCTGATTTTTTCAAAATTGCAGCGGTGTGGGGAGGTCACGAAGGCTCGATGCTATTTTGGGTGTTCACTCTAGCTATCTGGTCGGCCTGTATCTCTTTTGTTCAACAGACTTGCAAAAAATACCTTGATGATGTGCTGTGGGTGATGCAGTTGTTTATCGCAGCGTTTGGCTGGTTTACCCTGATCGCTTCTAATCCATTCTCTTATTCTGAAGTTTGGTTAGAGCAAGGTCGAGATCTCAATCCGATGCTGCAAGATATCGGATTGATCTTCCATCCACCGCTGCTCTATCTAGGCTATATCGGGTTTTCTACCGTGTTGGCGTTTGCCCTCGCTGCACTAATGCAAGAAACGTTCGTCGATGATTGGGTAAAGCTAGCAACTCCTTGGGCAATATCCGCATGGGCATTTTTGACCTTAGGTATCTTGGTCGGATCTTGGTGGGCTTATAATGAACTGGGCTGGGGAGGCTGGTGGTTCTGGGATCCTGTTGAAAATGCATCACTTTTGCCGTGGTTAACAGGGACTGCATTACTGCACGCTTTACTTGCGGCTAGTCGCTATCAGCAGCAGCGAAGAACTGCTCTAGCACTAGCATTGGTAACTTTTAGCCTGAGTATTCTAGGCACTTTTATCGTGCGCTCTGGCGTACTGACATCAGTACACGCTTTTGCGGTGGATCCCGGTAAAGGTCTGGCTTTGTTAGCCATTCTTGCTGTGACCTTGATTGGTTCATTTGCCTTGCTGTTTGAGCGAGGCGAGGCCATCAAGAGTCAACACGTTCAATCGCTCTTTGGCCGCAGTTATCTTGCCATCGCTTCTGTCGGCATGCTTGCGGTGGCGACGTTTACTGTTTTTCTCGGTACTTTCTACCCTATGGTGTATGAACTTGTAGGGTTAGGCTCGGTATCGGTTGGTGCTCCCTATTTTAATACCTTGTTCTTACCTTTAGTTCTGCTTGCTCTCATTGGTATGGGGTTGGTTCCATTACTTAAGTGGCATAAAGGCAGTCACTATTCCAAACAGCAGATCGTCTTGTTATTTATCACGTCTATGCTCATCGGCACGGTGATGTATTGGTTGCAAGATATGTGGTTCTCGTTAGCAGTCTCTGTGGTCTGGGGGCTAGGGGCTTGGGTGATAATCAGTCACTTGTTATTGGTGGTGAAGCAGCAAAAGCTTACCTTTATGGTGCTTGCTCACATTGGTCTGGCGATGAGCAGTATTGGCGCAGTGATGAATGCAGAGCATTCTTTCGAAGTGAACCATAAAATGGCTGCAGGTAGCACTTTGGAATTTGGTGAGTGGCAAGTCGAGTACCTTGATACTCATTGGGTTATTGGCCCTAACTATAGCGCTGAACAGGCGGAATTGAAGTTCTCCTCCGAACAGCGAAGCTTTACCCTGATACCAGAGCGTCGTCATTATCCCGTTCGAGTGATGAATATGAGTGAACCTGCAATCCGGCCATTTTGGCATGGTGACTACTATGTCACGCTAGGTAGTAAAGTTGATGCTGATTCTTATGCGGTCAAGATCCAATATAAGGCGTATATCAGTTGGATTTGGGGCGGGGCGCTAGTCGCTATGCTCGGTGCTGTGTTACCTTTTCTCTCTCGTCGACGAAAGGAAGTGGCTCATGGCTTTATCAAGCAAGCATAA